In the genome of Tachysurus vachellii isolate PV-2020 chromosome 9, HZAU_Pvac_v1, whole genome shotgun sequence, one region contains:
- the smad3b gene encoding mothers against decapentaplegic homolog 3b, protein MSILPFTPPIVKKLLGWKKGEQNGQEEKWCEKAVKSLVKKLKKTGQLDELEKAITTQNINTKCITIPRSLDGRLQVSHRKGLPHVIYCRLWRWPDLQSHHELRAIDQCEFAFHMKKDEVCVNPYHYQRVETPVLPPVLVPRHTDIPAEFPPLDDYSHSIPENTNFPAGIEPLINYIPETPPPGYLSEDGESNDQQNRSMDTGSPNLSPNPVSPASSNPDLQPVTYCESAFWCSISYYELNQRVGEIFHASQPSLTVDGFTDPSNAERFCLGLLSNVNRNTAVELTRRHIGRGVRLYYIGGEVFAECLSDSAIFVQSPNCNQRYGWHPATVCKIPPGCNLKIFNNQEFAALLAQSVNQGFEAVYQLTRMCTIRMSFVKGWGAEYRRQTVTSTPCWIELHLNGPLQWLDKVLTQMGSPSIRCSSVS, encoded by the exons ATGTCTATACTGCCGTTCACACCTCCGATTGTGAAGAAGCTGCTTGGATGGAAAAAAGGAGAGCAGAACGGACAAGAAGAGAAATGGTGTGAAAAGGCGGTGAAGAGTCTCGTGAAAAAGCTCAAGAAGACGGGGCAACTTGACGAACTGGAAAAGGCCATTACTACCCAGAATATAAACACCAAGTGTATAACCATACCGAG GTCTCTGGATGGGCGTCTGCAGGTATCTCACAGAAAAGGTCTCCCTCATGTAATCTACTGCCGACTATGGCGCTGGCCTGACCTGCAGTCACACCATGAGCTGCGTGCTATAGACCAGTGCGAGTTCGCCTTTCACATGAAGAAGGATGAGGTGTGCGTTAACCCCTACCATTACCAGCGTGTGGAGACGCCAG tcctTCCTCCAGTGCTGGTTCCCCGACACACTGATATCCCTGCAGAGTTTCCGCCGCTGGACGACTACAGCCATTCTATCCCTGAGAACACCAACTTTCCTGCAGGCATAGAGCCTCTGATCAACTACATACCCG AAACGCCCCCTCCAGGGTATCTCAGTGAAGACGGTGAAAGCAATGATCAGCAGAATCGCAGCATGGACACAG GTTCACCAAACTTGTCACCTAACCCTGTTTCCCCTGCAAGTAGCAACCCTG ACCTGCAACCGGTAACGTATTGTGAGTCAGCGTTCTGGTGCTCCATCTCATACTACGAGCTAAACCAGCGGGTAGGGGAGATATTCCATGCCTCACAGCCCTCTCTCACTGTGGATGGGTTCACGGATCCGTCCAACGCTGAGAGATTCTGTTTGGGTTTGCTGTCCAATGTGAACCGTAACACTGCTGTGGAACTCACACGCAGACATATTG GTCGGGGAGTGCGGCTGTACTACATAGGCGGTGAAGTGTTTGCAGAGTGTCTGAGTGACAGTGCCATCTTTGTCCAAAGTCCTAATTGCAACCAGCGCTATGGCTGGCACCCTGCCACCGTGTGTAAGATTCCTCCAG GCTGTAATCTAAAGATCTTCAATAACCAGGAATTTGCGGCTCTGTTGGCTCAGTCTGTAAATCAGGGATTTGAGGCTGTGTACCAGTTGACCCGCATGTGCACAATCCGCATGAGCTTTGTCAAAGGCTGGGGAGCAGaatacag GCGCCAAACTGTAACCAGCACCCCCTGTTGGATAGAACTACACTTAAACGGCCCCCTGCAATGGCTAGACAAGGTGCTCACTCAAATGGGCTCACCTAGCATCCGCTGCTCCAGCGTGTCATAG